Proteins from a single region of Chryseobacterium scophthalmum:
- a CDS encoding KUP/HAK/KT family potassium transporter, with protein MAEVTEGGHHIDLKKLSFVGVIVSLGIVFGDIGTSPLYVMKAIVNARKDGSTMPFDTYIEGALSCIIWTLTLQTTLKYVIIALKADNRGEGGILALYSLVKKLKKKWLYVVAIIGASTLVADSVITPSLTVMSAIEGLKIYNPETPVVFITLFILFIVFVVQQFGTASIGKFFGPIMVTWFLVLGGFGSMHIFDHIEILKAFNPMYAYNLITHSPSAIVIMGAVFLCTTGAEALYSDLGHCGAKNIRVSWIFVKLMLILNYLGQGAWLLDNYEKVFSGVNPFFGIMPEWAVLPGVILATLAAIIASQAVITGSFTMFSEAMSISFWPNQHIEYPSGVKGQMYIPRINWGLMFFCFIVVVFFQKSEHMEAAYGLTITITMLMTTILLTYWLSRTRLNKVFLFGFVAIYLFLESGFFYANVIKFFDGGWLTMVLGGFIAVCMYAWYNGRLLKANFTSYVKIDKYVSIIKDMKLDETIPKYCTNLAYLSRAKRNDEIESKIIYSIIKKQPKRADHYFILSIVNQEDPYTFKYSVDEILPGTIYKINFLLGFKVDRRINDYFNMVLKDLMADGTIPSRSSHPSLRAHNVPPDLKYVIIDNTYINDILLTVKQKITLNIYNFVKYIGSDDFKSWGVTSHNVVVESAPLTEETISSSKIQQAEFRRSNF; from the coding sequence ATGGCAGAAGTTACAGAAGGAGGTCATCATATAGACCTTAAAAAGCTTTCATTTGTGGGAGTTATCGTTTCTCTAGGGATTGTTTTCGGAGACATTGGTACATCACCACTTTACGTAATGAAGGCAATTGTCAATGCAAGGAAAGATGGCTCAACGATGCCTTTTGACACTTATATTGAAGGCGCGCTTTCTTGTATTATCTGGACTTTAACACTTCAGACAACTCTTAAATATGTGATTATCGCTCTTAAAGCAGATAACCGCGGTGAAGGTGGAATTTTAGCTTTATATTCTTTAGTTAAAAAACTAAAAAAGAAATGGCTCTACGTCGTCGCCATCATCGGAGCATCAACTCTGGTTGCGGATAGTGTAATTACCCCTTCTCTTACGGTAATGTCTGCAATTGAAGGACTTAAAATCTACAATCCAGAAACACCGGTTGTTTTTATTACCCTATTTATTCTCTTTATCGTTTTCGTTGTACAGCAATTCGGAACGGCTTCTATCGGAAAATTCTTCGGACCTATCATGGTGACGTGGTTTTTGGTTTTAGGAGGTTTCGGATCAATGCATATTTTTGATCATATCGAAATTTTAAAAGCATTCAACCCGATGTATGCATATAACCTGATTACCCATTCGCCAAGTGCAATTGTAATCATGGGAGCGGTGTTTTTATGTACAACCGGAGCTGAAGCTTTATATTCAGATTTAGGACATTGCGGAGCAAAAAATATCCGTGTAAGCTGGATTTTTGTAAAATTGATGTTGATTCTGAATTATTTAGGACAAGGAGCTTGGTTATTAGATAACTATGAAAAAGTTTTCTCAGGAGTCAATCCTTTCTTCGGAATTATGCCGGAATGGGCAGTTTTACCGGGAGTAATTTTAGCAACTTTAGCGGCAATTATTGCGAGTCAGGCTGTAATTACAGGTTCGTTTACGATGTTTTCTGAGGCGATGTCAATTTCATTCTGGCCAAACCAACACATTGAATATCCTTCAGGAGTAAAAGGACAAATGTATATCCCAAGGATCAATTGGGGATTGATGTTTTTCTGTTTCATTGTTGTTGTTTTCTTCCAGAAATCAGAACACATGGAAGCAGCGTATGGTTTAACAATTACCATCACGATGCTGATGACAACAATTTTATTAACATATTGGTTAAGCCGAACAAGACTTAATAAAGTGTTTCTTTTTGGCTTCGTAGCGATTTATCTTTTCCTTGAATCTGGATTCTTCTATGCGAACGTGATTAAGTTTTTCGACGGCGGTTGGTTAACAATGGTTCTTGGAGGCTTCATTGCAGTTTGTATGTACGCTTGGTATAACGGGAGACTACTAAAAGCCAATTTCACAAGCTATGTGAAGATCGATAAATATGTTTCTATCATCAAAGACATGAAATTGGATGAAACAATACCAAAATATTGTACCAATCTTGCGTATCTGAGCCGTGCGAAACGAAATGATGAAATAGAATCGAAAATTATTTATTCCATCATTAAAAAACAGCCTAAAAGAGCAGATCATTATTTTATTCTGAGTATTGTCAACCAGGAAGATCCTTATACTTTTAAATACAGTGTTGATGAGATTTTACCGGGAACAATTTATAAAATCAATTTCCTTTTAGGATTTAAGGTAGACCGTAGAATCAATGATTATTTCAATATGGTTTTAAAGGATTTAATGGCAGACGGAACTATTCCTTCACGAAGCAGCCATCCTTCTTTGAGAGCACATAATGTTCCGCCAGATTTGAAGTATGTAATCATAGATAACACCTATATCAACGATATTCTTTTAACGGTAAAACAAAAAATAACGTTAAATATTTATAATTTTGTTAAATATATCGGCAGTGATGACTTCAAATCTTGGGGTGTTACTTCGCACAATGTTGTCGTAGAATCGGCGCCATTAACAGAAGAAACGATCTCAAGCAGTAAGATTCAACAGGCAGAATTTAGAAGATCTAATTTTTAA
- a CDS encoding LTA synthase family protein, translated as MKFFKEFRKEEILVLCYRLFLAFVFYQIARLLFWFFNKDLIKVDSVADYLNLAYHGIAFDLTAILYVNALFIFLSLVPIVINTKSGYQKFLIWLYFITNGIAYAMNFGDFIYYKFSQARLTSAAFQVAKHETNILKVFTTSITEHPFVIIWFVFLMAAWVFLYKRFKINYKKPVKLIPYFIWSVVTLCISAVLIVGGIRGDFKHSTRPINLVDANKFVKTPLQGNLVLNSTFSFFRTMGTNNFKEVQFVDQKFIDENINTYKTYDRQVQDKPNIVIFIVESFGREYSGAFNKDKNIKDYVSYTPFIDSLANESLIFPNTFANGRQSIHGMSSILAGIPSLMDAFTSSPYSNQKIQSIVSVCNDMGYDTSFYHGAPNGSMGFLGFGNILGFKHYFGKDEYNHNEDFDGMWAIWDEPFLQYFAKNVGKTKPFMATVFTASSHHPFKIPAKYNGKFKKGNIEMHEPMQYTDYAIKEYFETAKKQPWFKNTIFVFTGDHTNQVYYSEYEKAMNRFAVPLIFYSPNPAYQLKGVNDELAQQIDIYPTLADLIGYNKKIRSWGRSLVSEKKYQPLIVNSDGTSEQFIYGNYIYRFDGKNIIGIYDKSDLGFENNLNDKIKSPETEKGKQMAKAWYQDYMSRVINRKLN; from the coding sequence ATGAAATTTTTCAAAGAATTCAGAAAAGAAGAGATTCTTGTTTTGTGTTACAGGCTTTTTTTGGCTTTCGTTTTTTATCAGATCGCGAGACTTTTGTTTTGGTTTTTCAATAAAGATTTAATAAAAGTAGATAGCGTTGCAGATTATCTGAACTTGGCTTATCATGGGATTGCGTTTGATCTTACAGCGATTTTATATGTGAATGCTCTGTTTATTTTTTTAAGCCTCGTTCCGATTGTAATCAATACAAAAAGTGGGTATCAGAAATTCCTGATCTGGCTTTATTTTATCACCAATGGAATTGCGTATGCAATGAATTTCGGAGATTTTATTTACTATAAATTTTCCCAGGCAAGGCTTACTTCTGCTGCTTTTCAGGTAGCAAAACATGAGACGAATATTTTAAAAGTATTCACCACTTCTATTACAGAGCATCCTTTTGTGATTATTTGGTTTGTGTTTTTAATGGCTGCATGGGTTTTTCTGTATAAAAGATTTAAAATTAATTATAAAAAACCGGTAAAGCTCATTCCTTATTTTATTTGGTCTGTGGTGACTTTGTGTATTTCTGCGGTATTAATTGTTGGCGGAATAAGAGGAGATTTCAAACACAGCACAAGACCAATTAATTTGGTTGATGCGAATAAATTTGTAAAAACTCCGCTTCAGGGAAATTTGGTTTTGAACTCTACTTTTTCGTTTTTCAGAACCATGGGAACGAATAATTTTAAAGAAGTTCAGTTTGTCGATCAGAAATTTATTGATGAAAATATCAATACCTATAAAACATACGACAGACAGGTTCAGGATAAACCAAACATTGTAATTTTTATTGTGGAATCTTTCGGCAGAGAATATTCGGGAGCTTTTAATAAAGATAAAAATATTAAAGATTATGTTTCTTACACGCCATTTATAGACAGTTTGGCAAATGAAAGTCTTATTTTTCCGAATACTTTTGCCAACGGAAGACAATCTATTCATGGGATGAGCAGTATTTTGGCAGGAATTCCTAGTTTGATGGATGCTTTTACAAGTTCGCCTTATTCTAATCAGAAAATCCAGTCGATAGTTTCGGTTTGTAATGATATGGGGTACGATACATCATTTTATCACGGTGCTCCGAATGGTTCGATGGGATTTTTAGGTTTTGGAAATATTCTTGGTTTTAAACATTATTTCGGAAAAGACGAATACAATCACAATGAAGATTTTGATGGAATGTGGGCAATCTGGGATGAACCGTTTTTACAGTATTTTGCTAAAAATGTAGGGAAAACAAAACCTTTTATGGCAACTGTTTTTACAGCATCGTCACATCACCCGTTTAAAATCCCTGCAAAATATAATGGGAAATTTAAGAAAGGGAACATTGAAATGCATGAACCGATGCAGTACACCGATTATGCGATTAAAGAATATTTTGAAACTGCCAAAAAACAACCTTGGTTTAAAAATACCATTTTTGTCTTTACAGGAGATCATACCAATCAGGTCTATTATTCTGAATACGAAAAAGCGATGAACCGTTTTGCTGTTCCGTTGATTTTCTATTCTCCAAATCCGGCCTATCAGTTGAAAGGAGTGAATGATGAATTGGCACAGCAAATAGATATTTATCCTACTTTGGCAGATTTAATCGGATATAATAAAAAGATAAGAAGCTGGGGGAGAAGTTTGGTTAGCGAAAAAAAATACCAACCTTTGATTGTTAACTCAGACGGAACTTCGGAGCAGTTTATCTATGGAAATTATATTTACAGATTTGATGGTAAAAACATTATCGGAATTTATGATAAAAGTGATTTAGGTTTTGAAAACAATCTGAATGATAAAATAAAATCTCCCGAAACCGAAAAAGGAAAACAAATGGCAAAAGCATGGTATCAGGATTATATGAGCCGCGTAATCAATAGAAAATTGAATTAA
- a CDS encoding DUF2147 domain-containing protein, giving the protein MKKLLATFVLSLFSVMSFAQIEGKWKTIDDETKQAKSIVEIYKKSDGKYYGKVSQLLIKPADPNCTSCKDDRKGKPILGLEIIRGLAKDGDEFTGGTITDPKTGKTYKCTITKSGDKLNVRGYMGVSILGRTQVWQKVN; this is encoded by the coding sequence ATGAAAAAATTATTAGCAACATTTGTACTTTCATTATTCAGTGTGATGTCTTTTGCACAAATCGAAGGAAAATGGAAAACCATAGATGATGAAACAAAACAGGCAAAATCTATCGTGGAAATCTACAAAAAATCTGACGGTAAATATTACGGAAAAGTATCTCAGTTATTGATTAAACCAGCAGATCCTAACTGTACAAGCTGTAAAGATGACAGAAAAGGGAAACCAATTTTAGGATTGGAAATCATCAGAGGTTTGGCAAAAGATGGCGATGAGTTTACAGGAGGTACCATTACAGATCCTAAAACCGGTAAAACTTACAAATGTACCATTACAAAAAGCGGAGATAAGCTGAATGTAAGAGGATATATGGGCGTTTCTATTTTAGGAAGAACACAGGTTTGGCAGAAAGTAAACTAA
- a CDS encoding pyruvate dehydrogenase complex E1 component subunit beta: protein MAEHTFREVIAQAMSEEMRKDESIFLMGEEVAEYNGAYKASKGMLDEFGAKRVIDTPIAELGFTGIAVGAAMNGNRPIVEYMTFNFALVGIDQIINNAAKIRQMSGGQWNCPIVFRGPTASAGQLGATHSQAFENWFANVPGLKVVVPSNPYDAKGLLKTAIQDNDPVIFMESEQMYGDKMEIPEEEYYLPIGKADIKREGTDVTLVSFGKIMKLALQAAEDMAKEGISVEVIDLRTVRPLDFDTVLTSVKKTNRLVILEEAWPFGSVSSEITYMVQQKAFDYLDAPIKRITTPDAPAPYSSALFAEWFPKLEKVKEEIKKAMYVK from the coding sequence ATGGCAGAACATACTTTTCGTGAAGTGATTGCGCAGGCAATGAGTGAGGAAATGCGTAAAGACGAATCCATTTTTCTAATGGGAGAAGAGGTTGCAGAATATAATGGTGCATACAAAGCTTCTAAAGGAATGTTGGATGAGTTTGGTGCTAAGCGCGTAATCGATACACCTATCGCAGAACTTGGTTTTACAGGAATTGCTGTAGGCGCTGCAATGAATGGTAACAGACCAATTGTAGAATATATGACATTCAACTTTGCTCTTGTTGGGATCGATCAGATTATCAACAACGCAGCAAAAATCCGTCAGATGAGTGGTGGTCAGTGGAACTGCCCCATTGTTTTCCGTGGTCCTACAGCTTCTGCAGGTCAGTTGGGAGCAACACACTCTCAGGCTTTTGAAAACTGGTTCGCAAACGTTCCGGGTCTTAAAGTAGTAGTTCCTTCAAACCCTTATGATGCGAAAGGATTATTAAAAACTGCAATTCAGGATAATGATCCGGTAATTTTCATGGAATCTGAACAGATGTACGGAGACAAAATGGAAATTCCTGAAGAAGAATATTACTTACCAATAGGAAAAGCTGATATCAAAAGAGAAGGTACTGATGTTACTTTAGTTTCTTTCGGAAAAATCATGAAATTGGCTCTTCAGGCGGCTGAAGATATGGCTAAGGAAGGTATTTCTGTAGAAGTTATCGATTTAAGAACAGTTCGTCCTTTAGATTTCGATACGGTATTAACTTCAGTAAAGAAAACAAACAGATTGGTAATTTTAGAAGAAGCTTGGCCATTCGGTTCTGTATCTTCAGAGATTACTTATATGGTACAGCAAAAGGCATTTGATTATTTGGATGCGCCAATCAAGAGAATTACTACTCCTGATGCACCTGCTCCTTATTCATCTGCTTTATTTGCAGAATGGTTCCCTAAACTTGAAAAAGTGAAAGAGGAAATCAAAAAAGCGATGTACGTGAAATAA